One part of the Amaranthus tricolor cultivar Red isolate AtriRed21 chromosome 16, ASM2621246v1, whole genome shotgun sequence genome encodes these proteins:
- the LOC130803090 gene encoding peptide-N4-(N-acetyl-beta-glucosaminyl)asparagine amidase A-like: MNKLLNYSSFLLIIILTSISPAFSQPNHHLLKPPSSPPLPPPPPLPPLSPKEAIEITPPIPTTSLPIPSPQCILHLFNHSFANTFSQPPLTLIYSPLLNCSPPWNHAVLQFSGEVSGKQSSRIAGVWLSGVEILRTNTPESGLNGSFWSFSKDITRYSSLLQQSDISLSMMLENVVDAEFNGIINVSLSILFYKNGDGQNFGNRKLGLGFQKLGVGDGVYDEPADLVIPIANEGNNGYWFRIEEESEVGLKRIQIPINTKRIVLELYVSFHGNDEIWYTNPPNEYIEMNHLNITRRNGASRKVYVKIDGQLVGYEVPFPIISTRAINPFSWDPIVGIGAFDLPSYDYELTPFLSLLLDGESHSFEFGVTDAIDFWLVDANLHLYLDKESIKVEAGIGVSKAPEFEIERKYKFKQLDGSFEIEMERMCHSSGWVSSSLGNFTTNVDRELKYKNSIKFEQNGSQKTVEQEVKVKTEVRVVSDAGLLVSLRTFEGEYPLNVEILTVPGLENDISVMSTNIKLELKEKSYGGNSETSLENVQESSGSMIVKDNSVVSGTAQTRQKLKYKGPSGCFSRTAEANGGKLLVDSSSVCSSRFNNNHEKMLSAL, from the coding sequence atgaacaaacTTCTTAATTACTCTTCCTTCCTCTTGATCATCATCTTAACTTCAATTTCTCCCGCTTTTTCTCAACCTAATCATCATCTCCTTAAACCCCCATCATCACCACCATTACCACCACCTCCACCACTACCCCCTCTTTCTCCAAAGGAAGCCATTGAAATAACTCCACCAATTCCAACAACAAGTCTCCCAATTCCATCTCCACAATGTATTCTTCATCTCTTCAACCATTCATTTGCCAATACTTTTTCACAACCTCCTTTGACCCTCATTTACTCTCCCCTGTTGAATTGTTCTCCTCCATGGAATCATGCTGTTCTTCAGTTTTCCGGCGAGGTTTCTGGGAAACAATCCAGTCGAATTGCCGGAGTTTGGCTATCTGGGGTTGAAATTCTTCGTACGAATACCCCTGAATCGGGATTAAATGGCAGTTTCTGGAGTTTTAGTAAGGATATTACCAGGTATTCTTCTCTTCTTCAACAGTCTGATATTTCTCTTTCGATGATGCTTGAGAATGTTGTTGATGCTGAATTCAATGGGATTATTAATGTTAGTTTGagtattttgttttataaaaatgGGGATGGTCAAAATTTTGGGAATCGgaaattagggttagggtttcaGAAATTGGGTGTTGGTGATGGGGTTTATGATGAACCAGCTGATTTGGTGATTCCGATTGCCAATGAAGGGAATAATGGGTATTGGTTTCGGATTGAGGAGGAATCTGAAGTGGGTTTGAAAAGAATTCAGATTCCAATCAATACTAAGAGAATTGTGCTTGAATTATATGTTTCATTTCATGGAAATGATGAGATTTGGTATACAAATCCACCAAATGAATACATTGAAATGAACCATTTGAACATAACTAGAAGAAATGGTGCATCTAGGAAAGTTTATGTAAAAATTGATGGACAATTAGTGGGTTATGAGGTTCCATTTCCGATCATCTCTACCAGAGCGATTAATCCATTTTCATGGGATCCCATTGTTGGAATTGGGGCATTTGATTTGCCTTCTTATGATTATGAATTGACTCCATTTTTAAGTCTTCTTTTGGATGGTGAAAGTCATAGTTTCGAGTTTGGGGTTACGGATGCCATCGATTTTTGGTTGGTTGATGCAAATTTGCATCTTTATTTGGATAAGGAATCGATCAAAGTCGAGGCGGGTATTGGTGTTAGCAAGGCGCCTGAATTTGAAATCGAGCGAAAGTACAAGTTTAAGCAATTAGATGGATCATTTGAGATTGAGATGGAGAGAATGTGTCATTCTTCGGGATGGGTTAGTTCTAGTTTAGGCAATTTCACTACGAATGTTGATCGAGAATTGAAATATAAGAACTCGATTAAATTTGAACAAAATGGATCACAGAAGACTGTCGAGCAAGAAGTGAAGGTGAAAACCGAAGTTAGGGTGGTATCCGATGCAGGGTTATTGGTGTCGTTAAGAACTTTCGAAGGCGAGTATCCACTTAATGTCGAGATTTTGACAGTTCCTGGATTGGAAAATGATATAAGTGTGATGAGTACAAACATAAAGCTCGAGTTGAAGGAGAAATCGTATGGTGGGAACTCGGAGACGTCGCTTGAGAATGTTCAAGAGTCGAGTGGTTCGATGATTGTAAAAGATAACTCGGTTGTTTCTGGTACGGCTCAAACTCGTCAGAAACTGAAGTATAAGGGTCCGTCTGGCTGCTTTTCGAGGACTGCAGAAGCAAATGGTGGAAAGCTACTTGTCGATTCAAGCTCTGTTTGCTCGTCTCGGTTTAACAATAACCATGAGAAGATGTTGAGTGCTTTGTAA
- the LOC130803089 gene encoding probable methyltransferase PMT23, whose translation MAISSFLHEKKYPFIFILSFLFLSFTLLLVSNSHSSFSLFSFPQPLLHTEVLKPSQSPNTSIDVTQDTQKMSNDVTPQSLKVHDDITQNPVNIADGGTPEPSKISDDVTERSPKLSKDVTQDFATIAQGGAPEPLKISDDGVPPPELAVPSPPIITAGVIQFDRDLLNLKWEICMVKGSSSVDYIPCLDNWTAIKALQSRKHMEHRERHCPIPNPRCLVPLPRGYKIPILWPKSRDMIWYNNVPYPKLVDYKKEQHWVIRSGAHFIFPGGGTQFKDGVGQYIQFIEKAIPAINWGQNIRVVLDVGCGVASFGGHLLDRNVLTMSLAPKDEHEAQIQFALERGIPAFLSVIGTQQLTFPDNVYDLVHCARCRVHWDANGGKPLLELNRILRPGGFFIWSATPVYRKEEKEVDIWNSMVALTKSMCWKVVSKTMVSRGVGLVVYQKPVSPSCYKELRKNAPPMCDVERKMSWYTPLQRCLSQLPPEASSWPPLWPQRLTTKPLSLPSALPVELMFHNDTRDWHALVTNVYIRSLGVDWSKVRNIMDMTAGHGGFAAALVDMPVWVMNVVPVQDPDTLPIIFDRGLIGVYHDWCESFNTYPRTYDLLHSTFLFSNLPNKCDIIDLAVEIDRIVRPGGWILIQENKKMINSLGAIFRSLHWSLNLYNDKYLVGQKSFWRPDDEKVQR comes from the exons ATGGCGATTTCATCCTTCCTCCATGAAAAGAAGTAtcccttcatcttcatcctctctttccttttcctttccttTACTCTCCTCCTCGTCTCCAACTCTCATtcatctttctctctcttctccttCCCTCAACCTCTGCTTCATACCGAGGTTCTCAAACCTTCACAATCGCCGAATACCTCAATTGACGTCACTCAAGATACACAGAAAATGTCCAATGATGTCACTCCGCAATCGCTGAAGGTTCACGATGACATCACTCAAAATCCGGTGAATATTGCTGATGGAGGTACTCCAGAACCTTCGAAAATATCTGATGATGTCACTGAACGTTCGCCGAAGCTTTCTAAAGATGTAACACAAGATTTTGCGACAATTGCTCAAGGCGGTGCTCCAGAACCTCTGAAAATCTCAGATGATGGTGTTCCACCGCCGGAATTGGCTGTACCGTCTCCACCGATTATTACGGCAGGGGTTATACAATTTGATAGGGATCTGTTGAATTTGAAATGGGAGATTTGTATGGTGAAGGGATCGTCGTCGGTGGATTATATACCTTGTCTTGATAATTGGACAGCAATAAAAGCGCTTCAATCGAGGAAGCATATGGAGCATAGAGAGAGGCATTGTCCTATTCCTAACCCTCGGTGTTTGGTTCCATTGCCGAGAGGTTATAAGATTCCTATCCTTTGGCCTAAGAGTAGGGACATG aTCTGGTATAATAATGTCCCTTATCCCAAGCTAGTGGACTACAAGAAAGAGCAGCATTGGGTAATCAGATCAGGTGCTCATTTTATTTTTCCTGGAGGTGGAACTCAGTTCAAGGATGGTGTCGGACAATACATTCAATTTATTGAGAAG GCTATACCTGCAATTAATTGGGGCCAGAACATTAGGGTTGTTCTGGATGTTGGTTGTGGTGTCGCCAGCTTTGGCGGACATTTGTTGGATAGAAATGTTCTCACAATGTCATTAGCTCCCAAGGACGAGCATGAAGCTCAAATACAATTTGCTCTCGAACGTGGAATCCCTGCATTTCTTTCAGTTATTGGAACTCAACAGCTTACATTTCCAGATAATGTTTATGATCTCGTTCATTGTGCAAGGTGCAGGGTTCATTGGGATGCAAATG GTGGTAAACCTTTGCTGGAGCTCAACAGGATTCTCAGGCCGGGAGGATTCTTCATCTGGTCTGCTACACCAGTCTACCGCAAGGAGGAGAAGGAAGTGGACATATGGAACT CCATGGTAGCCTTAACAAAATCAATGTGCTGGAAAGTAGTGTCTAAAACCATGGTATCGAGAGGAGTTGGACTTGTGGTGTATCAAAAGCCTGTCTCGCCATCCTGCTACAAAGAACTCAGAAAGAATGCTCCGCCAATGTGTGATGTTGAGAGAAAgatgtcatg GTACACACCTCTTCAAAGATGTCTCTCACAGCTTCCACCTGAAGCCTCAAGTTGGCCTCCTCTTTGGCCCCAAAGGCTTACGACGAAACCTCTAAGCCTCCCTTCCGCGCTACCTGTGGAGCTAATGTTTCATAATGACACTCGTGATTGGCATGCTTTGGTAACAAACGTTTATATACGTAGCCttggagttgactggtcaaaagtGCGTAACATAATGGACATGACTGCTGGTCACGGAGG TTTTGCTGCAGCACTTGTTGATATGCCGGTGTGGGTGATGAACGTTGTTCCAGTCCAAGACCCAGATACACTCCCCATAATTTTTGATCGAGGGTTGATTGGAGTATATCATGACTGGTGTGAATCCTTCAACACTTATCCGAGAACATATGATCTCCTGCATTCAACTTTCCTCTTCAGCAATCTCccaaacaa gtGTGACATTATTGATTTGGCTGTGGAGATTGACCGTATTGTTAGACCTGGAGGGTGGATACTGATTCAAGAAAACAAAAAGATGATCAACAGTTTAGGAGCAATTTTTCGTTCTCTTCACTGGTCGTTAAATTTGTACAATGATAAGTACCTTGTTGGCCAAAAGAGTTTTTGGCGCCCAGATGATGAAAAGGTGCAAAGATGA